The following are from one region of the Streptomyces fradiae genome:
- a CDS encoding response regulator, with product MTIRVIIVDDQAMVRAGFAALLAAQSDIDVVGEAPDGRQGVEVARSTHPDVVLMDVRMPEMDGLAAAREILDPPAGVVHRPKVLMLTTFDVDDYVYEALRAGASGFLLKDAPPADLIAAVRVVAAGDALLAPSVTKRLIADFAASRPAPRADRAALRLNGLTPRETEVLELIARGLSNQEIADHLVLAEQTVKTHIGRVLAKLDLRDRAQAVIFAYESGLVTPGAP from the coding sequence GTGACCATCCGCGTGATCATCGTCGACGACCAGGCCATGGTGCGGGCGGGGTTCGCCGCCCTGCTCGCGGCGCAGAGCGACATCGACGTGGTCGGCGAGGCGCCGGACGGGCGGCAGGGCGTGGAGGTGGCCCGCTCGACGCATCCGGACGTGGTCCTGATGGACGTGCGGATGCCGGAGATGGACGGGCTCGCGGCGGCCCGCGAGATCCTCGACCCGCCCGCGGGGGTGGTGCACCGGCCGAAGGTGCTGATGCTCACCACCTTCGACGTGGACGACTACGTGTACGAGGCGCTGCGCGCCGGCGCCTCCGGCTTCCTCCTGAAGGACGCGCCGCCGGCCGATCTGATCGCTGCGGTACGGGTGGTCGCGGCCGGCGACGCGCTGCTCGCGCCGTCCGTGACCAAGCGCCTGATCGCCGACTTCGCCGCGAGCCGGCCCGCGCCGCGCGCCGACCGGGCGGCGCTGCGGCTCAACGGCCTCACCCCGCGCGAGACGGAGGTCCTTGAGCTCATCGCCCGGGGCCTGTCGAACCAGGAGATCGCCGACCATCTGGTCCTGGCGGAGCAGACGGTGAAGACCCACATCGGGCGGGTGCTCGCCAAGCTGGACCTGCGCGACCGGGCGCAGGCGGTGATCTTCGCGTACGAGTCGGGCCTGGTCACACCCGGCGCGCCCTAG
- a CDS encoding alpha/beta hydrolase, translated as MRRFTRTLVAAALTVTVVAGTAGWASGNSQQPVTGAPAGTGAWRAAGLPDPQGMTPVQVADFFLGLGRERQQELVRSHPGVVGNLDGAPLALRYQANALVSGGRWAGQQVLAYDPRGRGQAVLVYGDLARAAHVAVVVPGSDTDAGHLDGLVRKATALRGAAGARTAVVAWAGYTTPVGVGLDAASGELAEAGAARLTGFLAGLRTVNAAEPALFCHSYGSVVCGLAAHEIKAKDLVAVASPGMRADDVAALNTGARVWAAKDPTDWIDRVPNVSFAGLGHGTDPTDPGFGARIVPAGDADGHDGYFAPGTASLRTFAAIARGDVR; from the coding sequence ATGCGCCGCTTCACGAGGACCCTGGTCGCCGCCGCGCTCACCGTGACGGTGGTGGCCGGGACCGCCGGCTGGGCGTCCGGGAACAGCCAGCAGCCCGTCACCGGCGCGCCGGCCGGCACCGGGGCCTGGCGGGCCGCCGGCCTTCCCGACCCGCAGGGCATGACGCCCGTTCAGGTCGCGGACTTCTTCCTGGGGTTGGGCCGGGAGCGGCAGCAGGAGCTCGTACGGTCCCACCCGGGCGTGGTCGGGAACCTGGACGGCGCCCCGCTCGCCCTGCGCTACCAGGCCAACGCCCTGGTGTCGGGTGGGCGTTGGGCCGGGCAGCAGGTCCTCGCGTACGACCCGAGGGGGCGCGGGCAGGCCGTGCTCGTGTACGGGGACCTGGCGCGGGCCGCGCACGTGGCCGTGGTCGTACCGGGGTCGGACACCGACGCCGGGCATCTCGACGGTCTGGTGCGCAAGGCGACGGCGCTGCGCGGGGCGGCGGGTGCGCGGACCGCCGTCGTCGCCTGGGCCGGCTACACCACTCCCGTAGGGGTCGGCCTGGACGCCGCCTCCGGGGAGCTGGCCGAGGCCGGCGCGGCCCGGCTCACCGGTTTCCTGGCCGGGCTGCGCACGGTCAACGCGGCCGAGCCCGCGCTGTTCTGCCACAGCTACGGCTCGGTGGTGTGCGGGCTCGCCGCCCACGAGATCAAGGCCAAGGACCTGGTCGCGGTCGCCTCCCCCGGGATGCGCGCCGACGACGTGGCCGCCCTGAACACCGGCGCCCGGGTGTGGGCCGCGAAGGATCCGACGGACTGGATCGACCGGGTGCCGAACGTCTCGTTCGCGGGCCTCGGGCACGGCACCGACCCGACCGACCCCGGCTTCGGCGCCCGGATCGTGCCCGCGGGTGACGCCGACGGCCATGACGGCTACTTCGCGCCCGGCACCGCCTCCCTCCGTACCTTCGCCGCGATCGCCCGGGGTGACGTCCGATGA
- a CDS encoding acyltransferase — protein sequence MKTLRSMHRMAATIEARTPAHRDRAIDGVRALALLAVPTGHWLLGGFTRSADGAIHNASPLSAFGGLAPVSWILQMLGIFFLVGGYASVLSFRRHQGSTRAWLGGRIARLGRPVLGVTAVWAALLPLLHYGLGVPSDTLRTASTLVVQPLWFVGVYVVVTALTPYCVRAARRLGAWAAAPLLGSVAVVDLLRYGPYADAMPSWLSVLNILPGWLFAYQLGVSWGEGRVGRRHAWGLLLGGAALFAALLVWFGYPASMVGVPGEARTNSHPPSLLVLALAAAQSGAAILLRERFGRLLKRPALWAPVVVINLSAMTILCWHQTAMLAAAIPTASYAGELTGLVGAPDSVTWILARLAWMPVFAGLLVLIGRYARGFESPWTRTGTVRRAVAGVLAAGFAVFALGLA from the coding sequence ATGAAGACCCTGCGCTCGATGCACCGGATGGCCGCGACGATCGAGGCCCGCACCCCCGCCCACCGCGACCGCGCGATCGACGGGGTGCGCGCCCTCGCCCTGCTCGCCGTGCCCACCGGGCACTGGCTGCTCGGCGGCTTCACGCGCTCCGCCGACGGCGCGATCCACAACGCCAGCCCGCTCTCCGCCTTCGGCGGCCTGGCGCCGGTCAGCTGGATCCTCCAGATGCTGGGCATCTTCTTCCTGGTCGGCGGCTACGCCTCCGTCCTCTCCTTCCGCCGCCACCAGGGCTCCACGCGCGCGTGGCTGGGCGGCCGGATCGCCCGGCTCGGCCGGCCGGTGCTCGGGGTGACCGCCGTCTGGGCGGCGCTGCTGCCGCTGCTGCACTACGGCCTCGGGGTGCCGTCCGACACCCTGCGGACGGCGTCCACGCTGGTCGTCCAGCCGCTGTGGTTCGTGGGCGTGTACGTGGTCGTCACCGCGCTCACCCCGTACTGCGTGCGCGCCGCCCGGCGGCTCGGCGCGTGGGCCGCGGCCCCGCTGCTCGGCTCGGTGGCCGTCGTCGACCTCCTGCGCTACGGCCCGTACGCCGACGCGATGCCGTCCTGGCTGAGCGTGCTCAACATCCTGCCCGGCTGGCTGTTCGCGTATCAGCTCGGCGTCTCGTGGGGCGAGGGCCGGGTCGGCCGCCGGCACGCGTGGGGGCTGCTGCTGGGCGGGGCCGCGCTGTTCGCCGCGCTGCTCGTCTGGTTCGGCTACCCGGCCTCGATGGTCGGCGTCCCCGGCGAGGCCCGCACCAACTCCCACCCGCCGTCCCTCCTGGTGCTCGCCCTCGCCGCCGCGCAGAGCGGCGCCGCGATCCTGCTGCGCGAGCGCTTCGGGCGGCTCCTGAAGCGGCCGGCGCTGTGGGCGCCGGTGGTCGTGATCAACCTGTCGGCGATGACGATCCTGTGCTGGCACCAGACGGCCATGCTCGCCGCCGCGATCCCCACCGCCTCGTACGCGGGCGAGCTCACCGGCCTGGTCGGCGCGCCCGACTCGGTGACCTGGATCCTGGCGCGGCTCGCCTGGATGCCGGTCTTCGCGGGCCTGCTGGTCCTGATCGGGCGGTACGCACGGGGCTTCGAGTCCCCGTGGACCCGCACCGGCACGGTCCGGCGGGCGGTCGCGGGCGTCCTGGCGGCGGGCTTCGCGGTCTTCGCGCTGGGCCTGGCGTGA
- a CDS encoding aldo/keto reductase, translated as MTTLNGKIDTVRLGGPDGPETGVQGFGAMGISEFYGDTDEAAARDTLEAALEAGVTLIDTADAYGHGANEEFLAPFVAAHRDEIVLATKFALERRVDDPTYRGINNDPAYIRKSVEGSLRRLGVETIDLYYMHRRDPAVPFAESVGTMAELVKEGKVRQLGLSEVTGPELREAYAVHPIAALQSEWSLFSRDVEHSAVGAAAELGVTFVPYSPLGRGFLTGSFADAGKELAEGDFRRSQPRFTGENAERNAALLEPLRAIAAEHDATPAQIALAWLHHRPAVHGLTVVPIPGTRKRTRLLENAAATRIKLSAADLAALEPIAALVTGDRYPDMRSTSAAREA; from the coding sequence ATGACCACACTGAACGGCAAGATCGACACCGTCCGCCTCGGCGGCCCGGACGGCCCCGAGACCGGTGTGCAGGGCTTCGGCGCGATGGGCATCAGCGAGTTCTACGGCGACACCGACGAGGCCGCCGCCCGCGACACCCTGGAAGCGGCCCTGGAGGCCGGCGTCACCCTGATCGACACGGCCGACGCGTACGGGCACGGCGCCAACGAGGAGTTCCTCGCGCCGTTCGTCGCCGCGCACCGCGACGAGATCGTCCTCGCCACCAAGTTCGCCCTGGAGCGGCGCGTCGACGACCCCACGTACCGGGGCATCAACAACGACCCCGCCTACATCCGCAAGAGCGTCGAGGGCAGCCTGCGCCGCCTCGGCGTCGAGACCATCGACCTCTACTACATGCACCGCCGCGACCCGGCCGTGCCGTTCGCCGAATCCGTCGGCACCATGGCCGAGCTGGTCAAGGAGGGCAAGGTCCGGCAGCTCGGTCTCAGCGAGGTGACCGGCCCGGAGCTGCGCGAGGCGTACGCCGTCCACCCGATCGCCGCCCTCCAGTCGGAGTGGTCGCTGTTCTCCCGCGACGTGGAGCACAGCGCGGTCGGCGCGGCCGCCGAGCTCGGCGTGACCTTCGTGCCGTACTCGCCGCTCGGCCGCGGCTTCCTCACCGGTTCCTTCGCGGATGCCGGAAAGGAGCTCGCGGAAGGCGACTTCCGGCGCAGCCAGCCGCGCTTCACCGGCGAGAACGCCGAGCGCAACGCGGCCCTGCTCGAACCCCTCCGCGCGATCGCGGCCGAGCACGACGCCACGCCGGCCCAGATCGCCCTGGCCTGGCTCCACCACCGGCCCGCCGTCCACGGCCTCACCGTCGTCCCCATCCCCGGCACCCGCAAGCGCACCCGCCTCCTGGAGAACGCCGCCGCCACCCGGATCAAGCTCTCGGCCGCCGACCTCGCCGCCCTGGAGCCCATCGCCGCCCTGGTCACCGGCGACCGCTACCCGGACATGCGCTCCACCTCGGCGGCCCGGGAGGCCTGA
- a CDS encoding MerR family transcriptional regulator encodes MSVIESTSTDTAAAPVAQERFTISEVAALTGLTAHTLRWYERIGLMPHVDRSHTGQRRFGRRDLDWLAFVGKLRLTGMAVADMVRYAELVREGAHTHDQRRALLEATRDDVVTRIAELQDALAVLDLKIDHYGTVCGGTPS; translated from the coding sequence ATGAGCGTGATCGAGAGCACGAGCACGGACACGGCGGCCGCCCCCGTCGCACAGGAGCGGTTCACCATCAGCGAGGTCGCGGCCCTCACCGGTCTCACCGCGCACACCCTGCGCTGGTACGAGCGGATCGGCCTCATGCCGCACGTCGACCGGTCCCACACCGGGCAGCGCCGCTTCGGCCGGCGCGACCTGGACTGGCTCGCCTTCGTCGGCAAGCTGCGGCTCACCGGCATGGCCGTCGCCGACATGGTGCGCTACGCGGAGCTGGTGCGCGAGGGCGCCCACACCCACGACCAGCGGCGCGCCCTCCTGGAGGCCACCCGGGACGACGTCGTCACCCGGATCGCCGAACTCCAGGACGCCCTCGCCGTGCTCGACCTCAAGATCGACCACTACGGCACCGTCTGCGGAGGAACCCCGTCATGA
- a CDS encoding serine hydrolase domain-containing protein, giving the protein MQSSLPSLASIENWPVPHAAAAVVRADGTLAGSHGPTDRRFPLASVTKPLAAYAVLVAYEEGAIDLDEPAGPEGATVRHLLAHTSGLAFDENRVTAAPGTRRIYSNTGFEALGDHVAKATDIPFAEYLHQAVLEPLGMTATTLDGSPAKDGVSTVDDLVRFAAEVQAPRLLDPRTVLDAMTVTYPGLTGILPGYGHQRPNDWGLGFEIRDGKAPHWTGATSSPRAFGHFGQSGTFLWIDPEAGAACVALTDRAFGPWAIEAWPPFTDAVLADLRARA; this is encoded by the coding sequence ATGCAGAGCAGCTTGCCCAGCCTGGCGTCGATCGAGAACTGGCCCGTCCCGCACGCGGCGGCCGCCGTGGTCCGCGCGGACGGCACCCTGGCCGGGTCCCACGGCCCCACCGACCGGCGTTTCCCGCTCGCCTCCGTCACCAAGCCGCTCGCGGCGTACGCGGTGCTCGTGGCGTACGAGGAGGGGGCGATCGACCTCGACGAGCCGGCCGGGCCGGAGGGCGCGACCGTACGGCATCTGCTCGCGCACACCTCCGGGCTCGCGTTCGACGAGAACCGGGTGACGGCGGCCCCCGGCACCCGCCGGATCTACTCCAACACCGGCTTCGAGGCGCTCGGCGACCATGTCGCCAAGGCGACGGACATCCCCTTCGCCGAGTATCTGCACCAGGCCGTCCTGGAGCCGCTCGGCATGACGGCCACGACCCTGGACGGCTCGCCCGCCAAGGACGGGGTGTCGACCGTCGACGACCTGGTGCGCTTCGCCGCCGAGGTGCAGGCGCCGCGGCTGCTCGACCCGCGCACGGTCCTGGACGCGATGACCGTCACGTACCCCGGTCTGACCGGAATCCTGCCCGGCTACGGACATCAGCGGCCCAACGACTGGGGCCTCGGCTTCGAGATCCGCGACGGCAAGGCCCCGCATTGGACCGGCGCCACCTCCTCGCCGCGCGCCTTCGGCCACTTCGGCCAGTCGGGCACCTTCCTCTGGATCGACCCGGAGGCGGGCGCGGCGTGCGTGGCGCTGACGGACCGCGCCTTCGGCCCGTGGGCGATCGAGGCCTGGCCCCCGTTCACGGACGCGGTCCTCGCGGACCTGCGGGCGCGAGCTTGA
- a CDS encoding class I SAM-dependent methyltransferase, which translates to MPEIVNTAQEQAWNGPEGAHWARHQDRWNAVNEGFDEPLLTAAGIAADTRTLDIGCGAGQTTVLAARRAPAGRALGLDLSGPMLAEARARAAREGVANAAFVQGDAQTHPLEDGAFDAAISRYGVMFFADPEAAFGNIARALRPGGRLAFVCPAEPELNDWLVAMTSLRDLLPVGDLGTPGQPGMFSLSAPDRIRAVLAAAGLTAVAVDRADAHGNWGADAEDAADFLLLSGPGRHFTAQVDPATQDRARQTLTDHLRAHETADGTVRLRSASWLVTATRP; encoded by the coding sequence ATGCCCGAGATCGTCAACACCGCCCAGGAGCAGGCCTGGAACGGCCCCGAAGGCGCCCACTGGGCCCGCCACCAGGACCGCTGGAACGCCGTCAACGAGGGCTTCGACGAGCCGCTGCTCACCGCCGCCGGCATCGCCGCGGACACCCGCACCCTCGACATCGGCTGCGGCGCCGGCCAGACCACCGTCCTCGCCGCCCGCCGCGCCCCGGCCGGCCGGGCCCTCGGGCTCGACCTGTCCGGCCCGATGCTCGCCGAGGCCCGCGCCCGTGCCGCCCGCGAAGGCGTCGCCAACGCCGCCTTCGTCCAGGGCGACGCCCAGACCCACCCCCTGGAGGACGGCGCCTTCGACGCGGCCATCAGCCGCTACGGCGTGATGTTCTTCGCCGACCCCGAGGCCGCCTTCGGCAACATCGCCCGCGCCCTGCGCCCCGGCGGCCGCCTCGCCTTCGTCTGCCCGGCCGAACCCGAGCTCAACGACTGGCTGGTCGCCATGACCTCACTGCGCGACCTGCTCCCGGTCGGCGACCTGGGCACCCCCGGGCAGCCCGGGATGTTCTCCCTCTCCGCCCCCGACCGCATCCGCGCGGTCCTCGCCGCCGCCGGCCTCACCGCCGTCGCCGTCGACCGTGCCGACGCCCACGGCAACTGGGGCGCCGACGCCGAGGACGCCGCCGACTTCCTGCTGCTCTCCGGCCCGGGCCGGCACTTCACGGCCCAGGTCGACCCGGCCACTCAGGACCGCGCCCGCCAGACGCTCACCGACCACCTCCGCGCCCATGAGACCGCGGACGGCACGGTACGGCTGCGCAGCGCGTCCTGGCTGGTCACGGCGACCCGGCCGTGA
- a CDS encoding TetR/AcrR family transcriptional regulator — translation MSPRGVATPDVRERLFAAAERVVERDGPGALTSRSVTTEAGCAKGLLHAHFAGFDEFVAELCLDRFARTAERARALEGLAGRGTVTGNLDAVVLALFASDGPAVSGLVMSRPAASARVREALESGAPGFAAIEAAIAGYLAAERDLARVPAGLDPATAALALVGTAHHLLMTSWPGAPDPRPAVRRVVAALVAP, via the coding sequence ATGTCACCGCGTGGAGTGGCGACGCCCGACGTGCGCGAGCGCCTGTTCGCCGCCGCCGAACGGGTCGTGGAGCGGGACGGCCCCGGCGCGCTCACCAGCCGTTCCGTGACGACCGAGGCGGGCTGCGCGAAGGGCCTGCTGCACGCGCACTTCGCGGGCTTCGACGAGTTCGTGGCCGAGCTCTGCCTCGACCGCTTCGCCCGCACCGCCGAACGGGCCCGCGCCCTCGAAGGCCTGGCCGGCCGGGGCACCGTCACCGGCAACCTCGACGCCGTGGTCCTGGCCCTGTTCGCCTCCGACGGCCCCGCCGTCTCGGGCCTCGTCATGTCCCGCCCCGCCGCGTCGGCCCGGGTCCGCGAGGCCCTGGAGTCCGGCGCCCCCGGCTTCGCCGCGATCGAGGCCGCCATCGCCGGCTATCTGGCCGCCGAACGCGACCTGGCCCGGGTCCCGGCCGGCCTCGACCCGGCCACCGCCGCCCTCGCCCTCGTCGGCACCGCCCACCACCTGCTGATGACGTCCTGGCCGGGCGCACCCGACCCGCGCCCGGCGGTACGGCGGGTGGTGGCGGCGCTGGTCGCTCCGTAA
- a CDS encoding sensor histidine kinase, whose product MKAHVPGDVDRPPRRRLPRAFGLRTRLVLAFLLVAAVGCGTTAALTYRAARTAILEQTQDTAVSAFRQQVETLTVQLPVSRDGLRNELQRIARQGKPRPWRVYAEYGDLRVSSTDRPESSVLTPELRRRATADGTTHGSFQRVVKDGTPYLTVAVPAVFGNFAGQPEGHPTGLVVYAVMDLGVEEANVEAMLLAARDGALPALLVALVPALLAARGVLRPVRELRLAAHSMGRGRLDTRIHAKGSDELADLARTFNESAAELERSVTELRRAEARARRFASDVSHELRTPLAGMLAVTEVLDEDAGALDSDTARAVRLISAETGKLAVLVEDLMEISRFDARAAELHTDEVDAAEMVRKTLQNRHWNHVVTELADGIRARLDPRRFDVVVANLVGNALRHGAQPVTVRVYEAGAGAGAGAGSGAGSGVLVTEVADRGPGIPEDVLPHVFDRFYKADQARTRSAGSGLGLAITLENVRLHGGTVVAANRPDGGAVFTVRIPL is encoded by the coding sequence ATGAAGGCCCATGTCCCCGGTGACGTCGACCGGCCGCCGAGACGGCGCCTGCCGCGCGCCTTCGGGCTGCGCACCCGGCTCGTCCTCGCCTTCCTGCTCGTCGCCGCCGTCGGCTGCGGCACCACCGCCGCGCTGACCTACCGCGCCGCGCGCACCGCGATCCTGGAACAGACCCAGGACACCGCCGTCTCCGCCTTCCGGCAGCAGGTCGAGACCCTGACCGTCCAGCTGCCGGTCAGCCGCGACGGACTGCGGAACGAGCTCCAGCGGATCGCCCGGCAGGGCAAGCCGCGCCCGTGGCGGGTCTACGCGGAATACGGCGACCTGCGGGTCTCCTCCACCGACCGGCCCGAGTCCAGCGTCCTCACCCCCGAATTGCGCCGCCGCGCCACCGCCGACGGCACCACCCACGGCAGCTTCCAGCGGGTGGTCAAGGACGGGACGCCGTACCTCACCGTCGCCGTCCCCGCGGTCTTCGGCAACTTCGCCGGCCAGCCGGAGGGCCACCCCACCGGGCTCGTCGTCTACGCGGTGATGGACCTCGGCGTGGAGGAGGCCAACGTCGAGGCCATGCTGCTCGCCGCCCGCGACGGCGCGCTGCCCGCGCTGCTCGTGGCCCTCGTCCCGGCGCTGCTCGCCGCCCGGGGTGTGCTGCGGCCGGTACGGGAGCTGCGGCTCGCCGCGCACAGCATGGGCCGGGGCCGCCTGGACACCCGTATCCACGCCAAGGGGAGCGACGAACTCGCCGACCTGGCCCGGACGTTCAACGAATCGGCGGCGGAGCTGGAACGGTCGGTGACCGAGCTGCGGCGGGCCGAGGCGCGCGCCCGGCGGTTCGCCTCGGATGTCTCGCACGAGCTGCGCACCCCGCTGGCCGGCATGCTCGCGGTGACCGAGGTGCTCGACGAGGACGCCGGCGCGCTCGACTCGGACACGGCCCGCGCGGTACGCCTGATCAGCGCGGAGACCGGCAAACTGGCCGTGCTCGTCGAGGATCTGATGGAGATCTCGCGCTTCGACGCGCGCGCCGCCGAGCTGCACACGGACGAGGTGGACGCGGCGGAGATGGTCCGCAAGACCCTGCAGAACCGGCACTGGAACCATGTGGTGACGGAGCTCGCCGACGGCATCCGCGCCCGGCTCGACCCGCGCCGCTTCGACGTGGTCGTGGCGAACCTGGTCGGCAACGCGCTGCGGCACGGCGCGCAGCCGGTGACGGTGCGGGTGTACGAGGCAGGGGCGGGGGCTGGGGCGGGCGCGGGCTCGGGCGCGGGCTCGGGGGTGCTGGTCACGGAGGTCGCCGACCGCGGGCCGGGCATCCCCGAGGACGTCCTGCCGCATGTCTTCGACCGCTTCTACAAGGCCGACCAGGCCCGTACGCGTTCGGCGGGCAGTGGGCTCGGGCTCGCGATCACCCTGGAGAACGTACGGCTGCACGGCGGCACGGTCGTCGCGGCCAACCGCCCCGACGGCGGCGCCGTCTTCACAGTCAGGATCCCGCTGTGA
- a CDS encoding response regulator transcription factor: MPRVLLIEDDPSVREGVELGLRRRGHEVRTAATGEAGLAALREFRPDLLLLDLMLPGMNGVQVCRRVRESSQLPIIMLTARGDDFDVVVGLEAGADDYIVKPARTEVIEARIRAVLRRIEEPGGGRPAVEFHGELAVDRAGLTVAKNGERVALAPSELKLLLHLTAAPEQVFSRQQLLEHVWEHSFHGDARLVDACVRRLRNKIEDTPGEPRYIQTLRGFGYRFGPLQ; the protein is encoded by the coding sequence ATGCCACGCGTGCTCCTGATCGAAGACGACCCCTCCGTCCGTGAGGGCGTCGAACTCGGCCTGCGCCGCCGCGGCCACGAGGTGCGGACCGCCGCCACCGGCGAGGCGGGCCTCGCCGCGCTCCGCGAGTTCCGCCCCGACCTGCTGCTGCTCGACCTGATGCTGCCCGGCATGAACGGCGTCCAGGTGTGCCGCCGGGTCCGCGAGAGCAGCCAGCTGCCGATCATCATGCTCACCGCCCGCGGCGACGACTTCGACGTGGTGGTCGGCCTGGAGGCCGGCGCCGACGACTACATCGTCAAGCCCGCCCGTACCGAGGTCATCGAGGCCCGCATCCGCGCCGTGCTGCGGCGCATCGAGGAGCCGGGCGGCGGGCGGCCCGCCGTGGAGTTCCACGGCGAACTGGCCGTCGACCGGGCCGGCCTCACCGTCGCCAAGAACGGCGAACGCGTCGCCCTCGCCCCCTCCGAGCTCAAGCTGCTGCTCCATCTGACCGCCGCCCCCGAGCAGGTCTTCAGCCGCCAGCAGCTCCTCGAACACGTCTGGGAGCACAGCTTCCACGGCGACGCGCGGCTGGTCGACGCATGCGTGCGGCGGCTGCGCAACAAGATCGAGGACACCCCGGGGGAGCCGCGCTACATCCAGACGCTGCGGGGATTCGGCTATCGCTTCGGCCCGCTCCAGTGA
- the murJ gene encoding murein biosynthesis integral membrane protein MurJ, with protein MTAVVTESTRSTKAPSVARSGALMAAGSLVSRATGFVRSAVVAAAIGTGFVADGYAVGNSVPTIVYMLLLGGALNAVFVPELVKAAKEHEDGGVAYTDRLLTVCVLALTVLTAVAVLAAPAIVDGYTDYTGAQRDTTIAFARSCLPQILFLGLFTLLGQVLNARGRFGAMMWTPVLNNVVVIGVFALFLVVSDGGGLTAGETALLGWGTTAGIAVQALALVPSLRAAGFRWRPRLDWRGSGLAAPLRAAGWLVLLVLTNQAAYWVTTKVATAAGQRAEGAGLSAYNNAYLLWAVPHGIVTVALVTALMPRMSGAAADGDLAAVRRDVAYAQRTTAAAVVPAACALFALAVPVLATVFQYGVTDAGAVRSMAWILMALAPGLIALSGQYVCTRAFYALRDTRTPFLLNLVIAGLNALLAGVSYAVLPARWAVAGMAAGYSLALWAGWGVTAYVLSRRLRGVDRDAGGTGAGAALVRLLVAAVPAAGLGLLTADLTGPAGPVPAGLAGAAAIGAVFVLLARPLRLTEVRALIGNATGRVRRLTRRPR; from the coding sequence ATGACGGCTGTCGTCACCGAGAGCACCAGGTCCACGAAAGCGCCGTCCGTCGCGCGCAGCGGCGCGCTCATGGCGGCCGGCTCACTGGTCTCCCGCGCCACCGGCTTCGTACGCTCCGCGGTCGTCGCGGCGGCCATCGGCACCGGCTTCGTCGCCGACGGCTACGCGGTCGGCAACTCCGTCCCCACCATCGTCTACATGCTGCTGCTCGGCGGCGCCCTCAACGCCGTCTTCGTGCCCGAACTCGTCAAGGCCGCCAAGGAGCACGAGGACGGCGGCGTCGCCTACACCGACCGGCTGCTCACCGTCTGCGTGCTCGCCCTCACCGTGCTCACCGCGGTCGCCGTGCTCGCCGCGCCCGCGATCGTCGACGGCTACACCGATTACACCGGCGCGCAGCGCGACACCACCATCGCCTTCGCCCGCTCCTGCCTGCCGCAGATCCTCTTCCTCGGGCTCTTCACCCTGCTCGGCCAAGTGCTCAACGCCCGCGGCCGGTTCGGCGCCATGATGTGGACGCCGGTCCTCAACAACGTCGTCGTCATCGGCGTGTTCGCGCTCTTCCTCGTCGTGTCGGACGGCGGCGGTCTCACGGCCGGCGAGACCGCGCTGCTCGGCTGGGGCACCACCGCCGGCATCGCCGTCCAGGCCCTCGCCCTCGTGCCCTCGCTGCGCGCCGCCGGCTTCCGCTGGCGGCCCCGCCTCGACTGGCGCGGCAGCGGACTCGCCGCGCCGCTGCGCGCGGCCGGCTGGCTGGTGCTGCTCGTGCTCACCAACCAGGCCGCGTACTGGGTGACGACGAAGGTCGCCACCGCGGCCGGCCAGCGCGCCGAGGGCGCCGGACTCAGCGCGTACAACAACGCCTATCTGCTGTGGGCCGTCCCGCACGGCATCGTCACCGTCGCCCTCGTCACCGCCCTGATGCCGCGGATGAGCGGCGCGGCGGCCGACGGCGACCTCGCCGCCGTGCGCCGCGACGTCGCCTACGCGCAGCGCACCACCGCCGCGGCCGTCGTCCCCGCCGCCTGCGCCCTGTTCGCGCTCGCCGTGCCGGTGCTCGCGACGGTCTTCCAGTACGGCGTCACGGACGCGGGCGCGGTCCGCTCGATGGCCTGGATCCTGATGGCCCTCGCGCCCGGGCTGATCGCCCTGTCCGGCCAGTACGTGTGCACCCGCGCCTTCTACGCGCTGCGCGACACCCGCACCCCGTTCCTGCTCAACCTGGTCATCGCCGGCCTGAACGCGCTGCTCGCGGGCGTCTCGTACGCCGTCCTGCCGGCCCGCTGGGCCGTCGCCGGCATGGCGGCCGGCTACTCGCTCGCGCTGTGGGCGGGCTGGGGGGTCACTGCGTACGTCCTGTCGCGGAGGCTGCGGGGCGTGGACCGCGACGCCGGGGGTACGGGGGCGGGTGCCGCGCTCGTACGGCTCCTGGTCGCCGCCGTGCCCGCCGCCGGGCTCGGGCTGCTCACCGCCGACCTGACCGGCCCGGCCGGACCCGTCCCCGCCGGCCTGGCCGGCGCCGCCGCGATCGGCGCCGTGTTCGTGCTGCTCGCCCGGCCGCTGCGGCTCACCGAGGTGCGGGCGCTGATCGGGAACGCGACCGGCCGTGTCCGCCGTCTCACCAGGCGGCCCCGATGA